TGGTTTTCGATCTGGAGCTGGTGGAGGTCAGTCACCGCGACGTTCTGAAACTCGGACCTAAACTCAGCACCTATTCCATAAGTGCCGGATTCGGGCAATCGATGGTCGACAGCGATGGCAATCTGGTCAGTCAATTGCTGAGCGATGTGTTGACCGCGGGCGGCTCCACGGACACCCTGGCAAGCAGCTTCAGCCGGCTCGAGTCTTTTTATACCCTGCCGACCGCCACCTTTGATTTTGCCAAGACCCTGACCGACAGCGAGATTCTGGCCAATCCCAAAATACGTGTGAAAAACCGGGAGAAAGCCAAGGTACACATCGGTACCCGCGAGCCGATCGTTACCACCAATATCAGTACAACGACCGGTGACATCACCTCTACCAACGTGCAGTATATCGATGTTGGCGTCAAGCTCGACGTTCAGCCGATCATCCGGCTGGATGACACGGTAATCACCACCCTGGCGCTGGAGGTCAGCAGCATCCTGGAAAAAGAGGAGATCGCGGGAGGAGGGTCGGCGTTGCGCATATCGACCACCAATGCCGGGTCTTCCCTGATCCTCAAGGATGGCGAGCGGACCATCATTGGCGGGCTGATCCGTGACGACTTGCAGGACTCCCGCAACACTCTGCCGCTCATCGGCGGCATCCCGGTTCTGGGGCAGATTTTCACGGGGCGCAGCAAGGAAAAAAACAAGCGGGAAATTCTTCTGTCGATCACGCCCCACATCGTGCGCACGGTCGATTTGCCGGCCCCGGATGTGGCGACCATCTGGTCGGGCAGCGAGAATGACCTGACCCCGGGATTGCGTTTCCCCTCCTTTGCCGACGTTCCGGGCGGCGAGGATTTTCGAGGGGTGCCGGCCATGCAGGAACCTGAAATGACGTCCGAGGCCGGTCCGGGATCGGACGAAACGCCGGTCGAGATCGCTCTTTACGGCCCTTCGGAGGTGGCAGCGGGAGACTCTTTCGTGGTGCAGGTTGTGGCGTCGAAGGTCCGGGATCTCGTCGCCGCGCGTCTGACGTTGCGCTATCCCGGAACCCTCGCCGAGTTTGCCGGCATTCACCCCGGGCCGCTTATGGGCAAGGAGGAAGAGGAAAGCCGTGCTTTGCTGGCAGGGGTTCCTGCCGGCACCATCGAGGCCCAGGTGAGCAGGGTTGAGGGCATCCCCGGGGTCTCCGGAGAAGGGGCTCTGGCGCTGGTTGCTTTCAAGGTCCTGGCGGCTGGCAGGCTGGAGGTCTCTCTTGAGGCGTGCGAGCTGGTTTCTGCCGACGGCCAGACTCTGTCCTGCAGTGCCGGGAGCATGACTGCCGAGGCGAGATGACATGATGCGCAGAATGTTTTCCGTCGCCCGAAACCCTGCGGGGATGACGCTGATCGAGGTGGTGATTACGGTCGCCATTGTCGGTATCCTGGCCTCGGCCGTGCTGCCCCTTGCCGAAGTTACGATCAAGCGTACCCAGGAGATGGAACTGCGGCGATCGCTGCGGGAATTGCGGTCGGCCATCGACCAGTACAAGGCAGATTTCGACAAGGCGGTTCTGGACAAACACATCGTTTCGGATACCGACCAGACCGGCTATCCGCTCAACCTTGAGGAACTGGTGACGGGCAAAAACTGGGGCGGGCTTTATGCCTTTCCCCGCAAATATCTGCGGCGGATTCCTCGCGATCCCTTCAATCCCGAGGAAGAGTGGGGGATGCGTGGCTATCGCGATGCGCCGGATTCACCTTCCTGGGACGGTAAGGATGTTTATGATGTGTACAGTCGAAGCGATCAGACAGCGCTGGACGGGACCGCCTACAGTTCCTGGTAAGACCGTTGCGGAGCTCCGGGTACGGCCCTGTGCCGGTTTTACGCTCATCGAATTGATGATCGTCATGACGATCGTGGCGATTCTGGCCGCCATTGCCGTCCCCCATTACCAGCGAAATTTGATTCAGGCACGGGAATCGGTGCTGCGGGAAAACCTGTATCAGATGCGCAAGGCTATTGACGGCTTTTTCGCCGATCAGGGGCGATACCCGGAGAGCCTGGAAGAACTGGTCGAAAAGCGTTACTTGCGGGGCATTCCCAAGGACCCCTTTACCGGAAGTGCGGAAACATGGTACACCATACCACCAGAAGTACTGGATCTTGGCGCGGGGGATCCTGGCGCTGTCTACGATGTACGCAGCGGCAGCAACCTGGCAGGACTCAACGGCATTCCTTATCGCGACTGGTAGAGATTTCATGATTCAGCTTTACAATGTCTGCATGTCATATCAGAAAGACGCCAGCGCCCTGACCGATTTCAGTCTCAAGGTTCCCAAGGGTGATTTTCTCTATCTGACCGGCTCCTCCGGGGCCGGAAAATCCACTCTTCTGAAATTGTTGTACGGCGCTGAAAAGCCCAGTCGAGGCCAGATTCTGGTCAATGGCATGAACATAACCCGTATGAGATCCTGGCGCATTCCTCTGCTGCGGCGCAAAATCGGCATCGTATTTCAGGATTTCAAATTGATATCCACCCGGACCTTGTTTGAGAACGTCGCTTTTCCCCTCGAAGTTCAGGGTAAAAAGCGCTACGAAATCAGCAACAAGGTTTATCAGGCCCTCAAACACGTCGGGTTGCAGGGAAAGCTGAACCGTCTGCCTTTGCAACTGTCCGGCGGCGAGCAGCAGCGGGCCGCCATTGCCCGGGCACTGGTTACGGATCCTTTGATACTGCTGGCCGACGAGCCCACCGGAAATCTCGATGACGACGTTGCCAACGATATCATGGAGCTTTTCAAGGGAGCCAACGCACGGGGCACGACGGTTGTTTTCGCCACCCATGATCGGGAAATGATTCGGCGCTTTCCGCGACGGATCGTGGTCCTCGACAAGGGCCGGCTCGTCGAAGACCACACACCCTGACCTGTCTGGGCTCTGTCTCCACATTGCTTGATTCATGCACTGTTTTGGACTGAAGGGATCGGAACTTGCTGCAGACCATCGGATATTTCATACGACGGGTAGGGCGAAATCTCAGACAGACGCCTGTATTGTGCAGTGCGGCCATCGGCACGGTCGCTGTAGCGCTGATGATCATCGCTTTTTTCGGCATCGTGGTCATCAACGTGCAGCAGGTTGCCCGGCAGTGGAGCCGTGAAATACAAGTCGTTGCCTATTTTGATCGCGTTCCTGATGCTGGCAAGTTGCAGGGCTGGAAGGCTTCGCTGAAGAACCTGGAGGAAGTGCAACAGGTTCATTTCGTTTCACGGGAAGAGGCGTTCAAGCGTTTCCAG
This portion of the Syntrophotalea acetylenica genome encodes:
- a CDS encoding type II secretion system protein, which translates into the protein MMRRMFSVARNPAGMTLIEVVITVAIVGILASAVLPLAEVTIKRTQEMELRRSLRELRSAIDQYKADFDKAVLDKHIVSDTDQTGYPLNLEELVTGKNWGGLYAFPRKYLRRIPRDPFNPEEEWGMRGYRDAPDSPSWDGKDVYDVYSRSDQTALDGTAYSSW
- a CDS encoding type IV pilin protein, translating into MCTVEAIRQRWTGPPTVPGKTVAELRVRPCAGFTLIELMIVMTIVAILAAIAVPHYQRNLIQARESVLRENLYQMRKAIDGFFADQGRYPESLEELVEKRYLRGIPKDPFTGSAETWYTIPPEVLDLGAGDPGAVYDVRSGSNLAGLNGIPYRDW
- a CDS encoding secretin N-terminal domain-containing protein, producing the protein MVSLKNRALWTIVLLLAILTGCAGSRAFDAGDRYLQQGEYDLALEQFAEAMAREPARHEYRLKWLDTRNRSALWHYDRGQEFARQGQLLQAVAEYRQSVQLDGSLTAAAQKLKEVQTRIAVEQLVSEARDFIKAARYSQARASLSKALKLDAGHDEARQLMQQIEMADQLVMDGYELELSSREPLSLQFSQMDVRQAFAVLGQLSGIHFILDEAIPPNPVSLLLKDASFAQILDLLLKLNGLGKRVLNSHTILVYPKNPEKEKQYEDRVIQVFYLSNIEAKNAVNMLRTMMQTRKIYVHEELNAIVMRDKPEVIELTRQLLEAADRNDSEVVFDLELVEVSHRDVLKLGPKLSTYSISAGFGQSMVDSDGNLVSQLLSDVLTAGGSTDTLASSFSRLESFYTLPTATFDFAKTLTDSEILANPKIRVKNREKAKVHIGTREPIVTTNISTTTGDITSTNVQYIDVGVKLDVQPIIRLDDTVITTLALEVSSILEKEEIAGGGSALRISTTNAGSSLILKDGERTIIGGLIRDDLQDSRNTLPLIGGIPVLGQIFTGRSKEKNKREILLSITPHIVRTVDLPAPDVATIWSGSENDLTPGLRFPSFADVPGGEDFRGVPAMQEPEMTSEAGPGSDETPVEIALYGPSEVAAGDSFVVQVVASKVRDLVAARLTLRYPGTLAEFAGIHPGPLMGKEEEESRALLAGVPAGTIEAQVSRVEGIPGVSGEGALALVAFKVLAAGRLEVSLEACELVSADGQTLSCSAGSMTAEAR
- the ftsE gene encoding cell division ATP-binding protein FtsE — its product is MIQLYNVCMSYQKDASALTDFSLKVPKGDFLYLTGSSGAGKSTLLKLLYGAEKPSRGQILVNGMNITRMRSWRIPLLRRKIGIVFQDFKLISTRTLFENVAFPLEVQGKKRYEISNKVYQALKHVGLQGKLNRLPLQLSGGEQQRAAIARALVTDPLILLADEPTGNLDDDVANDIMELFKGANARGTTVVFATHDREMIRRFPRRIVVLDKGRLVEDHTP